One window from the genome of Musa acuminata AAA Group cultivar baxijiao chromosome BXJ1-4, Cavendish_Baxijiao_AAA, whole genome shotgun sequence encodes:
- the LOC135652238 gene encoding vacuolar protein 8-like — MAEEPEPISDVNSASHLLSQARQLVPTALDKARAAAGFPARWKYIISKLERVSPCLSDFSSHPCFAKNALCKELLLSVTNTLVEAIELAGRCCPAEPLCLGKLQMQSDLDALSGELDLVLNDCALLVKTGVLGDAAMSPILADSQNATPMHDSVHELLARLQIGHAEAKHRAVDRLLEVMMEGEKGVIAAFGRSSIGALIRLLSATSSKTREKTATMICLLTESGSCEKLLVSEGVLPPLIRLAESGSLFCREKSVVSLQRLSMAADTARSIVGHGGVPVLIEICQTGDSICQSAAAGTLKNLSAVPEVRQTLVEEGLIRVMIDLLDSGIVLGSKEHAAECLQHLTASNDSLRRSVVSEGGVRSLLSYLDGPFPQESAVGALRNLMGSVAADSLVSLGVLPRLVHVLKDGSLGAQQAAASIICRLSNSSEMKKVIGEFGCVALLARMLDAKTNKAREAAAQAIAGLMSCPQNSRELKKDEKSVADLVRLLDSNPHNTAKKYAVSCLLSLSSSKRCKKLMNSCGAVGCLKKLADMDVTGAKKLLERLEKGKLKNLFIRR, encoded by the coding sequence ATGGCCGAAGAACCTGAGCCTATCTCGGATGTCAATTCCGCCAGCCACCTGTTGTCTCAAGCACGGCAGCTCGTCCCTACCGCCCTCGACAAGGCCCGGGCTGCCGCAGGCTTCCCGGCAAGATGGAAATACATAATCTCCAAACTAGAGCGCGTCTCGCCGTGCCTCTCCGACTTCTCAAGCCACCCCTGCTTCGCCAAGAACGCACTCTGTAAAGAACTGCTGCTGTCGGTGACGAACACCCTCGTGGAAGCCATCGAGCTCGCCggccgctgctgccccgcggagcCGCTTTGCTTGGGCAAGCTCCAGATGCAGAGCGACCTCGACGCCTTGTCGGGTGAGCTCGACCTCGTTCTGAATGACTGTGCGTTGCTGGTGAAGACCGGGGTCCTCGGCGATGCCGCCATGTCCCCGATTCTCGCCGACTCGCAGAACGCGACGCCGATGCACGACAGCGTACACGAATTACTAGCCCGCTTGCAGATTGGTCATGCCGAGGCCAAGCACCGGGCTGTGGACAGACTTCTTGAGGTGATGATGGAGGGCGAGAAGGGTGTGATTGCTGCCTTCGGCCGGAGCAGTATCGGCGCTCTGATACGATTGCTCAGTGCAACCTCCTCGAAGACCAGAGAGAAGACAGCTACAATGATTTGCTTGCTCACGGAGTCAGGGAGCTGCGAGAAGCTATTGGTTTCGGAAGGAGTGCTCCCACCTCTAATCAGGCTGGCAGAGTCCGGAAGCCTGTTTTGTAGAGAGAAGTCAGTCGTATCGCTCCAGAGACTATCCATGGCCGCCGACACCGCCCGCTCAATAGTCGGCCACGGAGGTGTACCGGTGTTGATCGAGATATGCCAAACAGGAGACTCGATTTGCCAATCAGCGGCCGCAGGGACGCTGAAGAATCTTTCTGCAGTGCCCGAAGTCAGGCAAACACTGGTGGAGGAGGGCCTCATTCGAGTCATGATCGATCTCCTCGATTCTGGAATCGTTCTCGGCTCCAAAGAGCATGCCGCAGAGTGCTTGCAGCATCTCACCGCCAGCAACGACAGCCTGCGGAGGTCAGTAGTCTCCGAGGGGGGAGTGCGCAGCCTCCTGTCTTACCTTGATGGGCCATTCCCGCAGGAATCAGCGGTTGGCGCGTTGAGGAACCTGATGGGGTCGGTGGCGGCCGACAGCCTCGTTTCGCTGGGCGTCCTCCCTCGCTTGGTCCATGTACTCAAGGACGGATCGCTCGGCGCGCAGCAGGCAGCAGCATCCATCATCTGCAGGCTATCAAACTCATCCGAGATGAAGAAGGTAATCGGCGAGTTCGGTTGTGTGGCCTTGCTCGCGAGGATGCTTGACGCCAAGACGAACAAGGCCAGAGAGGCCGCTGCGCAGGCCATTGCGGGCTTAATGAGCTGTCCTCAGAACAGCAGGGAGCTCAAGAAGGACGAGAAGAGCGTGGCCGATCTGGTTCGCCTGCTCGATTCGAATCCTCACAACACAGCCAAGAAGTATGCAGTGTCCTGCCTGCTGTCGCTGTCGTCGAGCAAGAGGTGCAAGAAGCTGATGAACTCCTGCGGCGCCGTTGGGTGCCTCAAGAAGCTTGCCGACATGGATGTGACTGGTGCCAAG